The Phyllopteryx taeniolatus isolate TA_2022b chromosome 4, UOR_Ptae_1.2, whole genome shotgun sequence genome includes the window TAATTTGGGGATGCCAGATGTTGATATTGATGGAAAATTCAAAAAGCCAAACTTGAAGATGCCTGATTATGGGCTCAGTGGTCCTAACCTGGACCTCAGGTCTCCTGACCTGGGGCTCAGTGGTCCTAATCTCCGAGGGGGAGTCAATGCCCCAGATCTTAAATTACCAGACTCACCAGACTTTGACCTACCAAATGCCAAACTAAACATGCCGAAAATAAAGATTCCAAAATTTGGTCGTCCAAGCCTTAAAGGTCCTGACATCGATGCAGACTTTGATGGTCCGGACATGGACATCAACGCACCCAAATTTAAACTCAAAGGTCCCAAAGATGATTTAGGAATGCCAGAGCTTGAGTTTGatagaaaatttaaaaatcctaatttgaagaTGCCTGATTATGATCTCAATGGTCCGAACATGAACCTCAGGTCTCCTGACCTGGACCTCATTGGTCCTAATTTCCAAGGTGGTTTAAATACACCAGGTCTGAACTTGCCCAAACTCGGTCTTAAGACCCCGACACTGGACCTCAAAAGCCCAAATTTGGACCTGCCAGATATTCATGCCCCAGACCTGAATCTGAAAGCTCCAAAGATAAAGGGTGGAATCCATGGTCCTGACTTGGATTTACCCAACGCGGACCCTAAAGCTCCCAAGTTACATATGAAAACTCCAGACATTAACATTGGATcacccaaaacaaaatttaagtttCCTAAGATGAAGATGCCAAAATTCAAGCGTCCAAGCCTTAAAAGTCCTGACCTCGATGCAGACGTTGATGGTCTGGACATGGACATCAATGCACCCAAATTCAAACTCAAAACTCCCAAAGCTGATTTAGGAATGCCAGAGGTCGAGTTTGATCGAAAATTCAAAAAGCCAAACTTGAAAATGCCCGATTTTGATCTCAACGGTCCACAAATAGATGGTCCCACACTAGACCTCAAGTCTCCTAACCTGGACCTCAGTGGTCCTAATCTCCGTGGTGGAATAAATACAACAGATCTGAATATGCCTAAACTTGATCTCAAGACCCCCACACTGGACATCAAAACCCCAAACTTGGACTTGCCCGATTTTCATTTTCCAGACCTGAACCTGAAAGCTCCAAAGATAAAAGGTGGCATTGATGGCCCCGACTTCGACTTACCCAATGCGGATCTTAAGGGTCCCAAGTTAGATATGAAAACTCAAGACATCAACTTGGGTTCACCAAAGGCAAAACTGAAGATGCCCAAATTAAAGATGCCTAAACTCGGTTGGCCAAGCCTTAAAAGTCCTGACATCGATGCAGACTTGGATGGTCCAGGCATGGACATCACTGCACCCACGTTAAAACTCAAAGGTCCCCACGCTGATTTAGGGATGccaaatattgatattgatgGAAAGTTAAAAAAGCCAAACTTGAATATGCCTGATTTTGATCTCAATGGTCCAAACATAGATGGTCCCAACCTGGACATCAGTGGTCCTCCTCTCCATGGTGGAATAAACGCACCAGATCTGAAAATGCCAAAACTTTATTTCAAAAGCCCCAAACTGGACCTCAAAGGGCCAAATGTGGACTTGCCAGAGCTTAATGGACCAGACCTAAACCTGAAAGCTCCAAAGATAAAATCTGGCTTTGATGTTCCCGACTTGGCTTTACCCAACGCGGACCTTAAAGCTCCTAAGTTAGATCTGAAACCTCCAGACATCAACATTGGATCACCAAAAACTAAATTTAAGTTTCCCAAGCTAAAGATGCCCAAGTTGAAGCGTCCGAACCTTAACGGTCCAGACCTGGATGTTGATCTAGATGCTCCAGATCTGGACATCAATGCCCCCAATGTCAACCTCCAAGGTGCCAAACCAAACTTGGATCTTGACATTGGTGGTAAACTCAAGAAGCCAAACTTGAGAATGCCAAAGGTGGACCTGAAGAGCCCCAAACTGGACCTCAGTGCGCCAAAGTTGGACCTCAATGCTCCAGACTTGGATGTCAAGGCTCCAGACTTGAACCTGAAAACACCAAAATTCAAAGGCAGACTCAAGGTCAAAAGTCCGGACATCAACGTTGGCTCACCcaaagcaaaaatgaaaatgcccAAAGTTAAAATTCCTAAAGTCAATCTGCCAACCCTGAATGGACCAGACTTTGACAGTACAGACTTTGACATTGATGCGCCAGACGTGGATTTAGGAAGACCGTCGGGCAAATACAGGAAGCCGTACTTGAAGGTGCCTGATGTGGAGCTGTCGGGTCCAAACGTGAGGTCACCAAAGTATCATGGGAAGGTCAAACCACCCAACGTCGACGTGAATGTCAAAGCACCAAAAGTCAAAGGATCTTGGGACACCCCGAAAGCGGACCTGCCAAACATGGACCTCAAAGCCTCGAAGATGGATTGGAACGCCCCAGAAGCAAAATACAGAAAGCCTCACATGAAGATGCCGAAAGGGTATGACACGGACCTGAATGGAGGCGTGCGGGGTCTGGACCTCAGTTTCCCCGAAGTGAGAGATCCAAATTTGAAACCAACAATGCCATATTTAGACATGGACGACATCAACCTCAACGGACCAGATGTGAGTCTGTCAGGAACCAATGCTAAGCTCAGAACTCCAGATCTGGACGTGGACGACCCAACGCTCAAATTCAGGAAGTCCTTGCACGGTGGCTCAGGCGTGGCACTTCCCGGGCTTGACTTGGGCCAGGACTTGACGCATTCACACTTTGAGGGGGGGTCCAAATACTCGATGGATGCTGACTTGGGTCGCTATGTGGATTTCACGCGTTCGGACCTCAACATTGACGACTTCACCGGGAAGCACCATGTCCCCAGAGGCAGAGGGTCTGACCTGGATCTCCAGCTGCCATCGTCCTCTGGGGGGGTGACGGCTGACCTGAGGGGCCCCCGACTCAGT containing:
- the LOC133476608 gene encoding neuroblast differentiation-associated protein AHNAK-like isoform X2, with translation MSKGVQVVHLFCSAFPFVTHTHTSMVRQAGHFSRRSLSDMLTLERSERGGLVISNIDDIEGANQELREGDEVVGATIKFDHLSKEEVMGVLKLMEPYNDKIQVLTRKSMSKSVENLDQFAVSPETMLHDSYSKLYNTKIKRFMRKDLSDGEGLRDFVQTLPRTAKLETKQHSDLPRLGVDFGRLSPNTLVRRFSADSESSHAAYASGAFTQGPNLNLPPLSMGQVNASPRVHVPQLLNGHSQSVNTSLGRPNGKLGSEFYLNGDDVDATVALGGADRRFQTYNLSDSNAEFDVDGYDASPTMHLAGPSSRLNAPQFNLNGRGRQLGLQGSALNVDGPSGDFDVKAPRIRGDFSMPNAQLQGVSVPAPGLRSKIPAGKYKAPKFSMPRFDLPTVEVPDFVGDLPGTDISGMDVRFSKPNVKGLKTADGSLKSPKIKGGFDGPDLDLKGPGLDVDAPNMPKLKMPKFNRPSLKGPEIDADLDGLDMDTSALKLNAPSANLGMPDVDIDGKFKKPNLKMPDYGLSGPNLDLRSPDLGLSGPNLRGGVNAPDLKLPDSPDFDLPNAKLNMPKIKIPKFGRPSLKGPDIDADFDGPDMDINAPKFKLKGPKDDLGMPELEFDRKFKNPNLKMPDYDLNGPNMNLRSPDLDLIGPNFQGGLNTPGLNLPKLGLKTPTLDLKSPNLDLPDIHAPDLNLKAPKIKGGIHGPDLDLPNADPKAPKLHMKTPDINIGSPKTKFKFPKMKMPKFKRPSLKSPDLDADVDGLDMDINAPKFKLKTPKADLGMPEVEFDRKFKKPNLKMPDFDLNGPQIDGPTLDLKSPNLDLSGPNLRGGINTTDLNMPKLDLKTPTLDIKTPNLDLPDFHFPDLNLKAPKIKGGIDGPDFDLPNADLKGPKLDMKTQDINLGSPKAKLKMPKLKMPKLGWPSLKSPDIDADLDGPGMDITAPTLKLKGPHADLGMPNIDIDGKLKKPNLNMPDFDLNGPNIDGPNLDISGPPLHGGINAPDLKMPKLYFKSPKLDLKGPNVDLPELNGPDLNLKAPKIKSGFDVPDLALPNADLKAPKLDLKPPDINIGSPKTKFKFPKLKMPKLKRPNLNGPDLDVDLDAPDLDINAPNVNLQGAKPNLDLDIGGKLKKPNLRMPKVDLKSPKLDLSAPKLDLNAPDLDVKAPDLNLKTPKFKGRLKVKSPDINVGSPKAKMKMPKVKIPKVNLPTLNGPDFDSTDFDIDAPDVDLGRPSGKYRKPYLKVPDVELSGPNVRSPKYHGKVKPPNVDVNVKAPKVKGSWDTPKADLPNMDLKASKMDWNAPEAKYRKPHMKMPKGYDTDLNGGVRGLDLSFPEVRDPNLKPTMPYLDMDDINLNGPDVSLSGTNAKLRTPDLDVDDPTLKFRKSLHGGSGVALPGLDLGQDLTHSHFEGGSKYSMDADLGRYVDFTRSDLNIDDFTGKHHVPRGRGSDLDLQLPSSSGGVTADLRGPRLSGATLNADSILHPSHAVKAAHTLNDGRWSYSPKRVPDTSDGYLVTVFPTQEESENRLKQKYGTLGGLNFGPGDVNLEVPDQDELKGSTFLFSNLV
- the LOC133476608 gene encoding neuroblast differentiation-associated protein AHNAK-like isoform X3; protein product: MAGHFSRRSLSDMLTLERSERGGLVISNIDDIEGANQELREGDEVVGATIKFDHLSKEEVMGVLKLMEPYNDKIQVLTRKSMSKSVENLDQFAVSPETMLHDSYSKLYNTKIKRFMRKDLSDGEGLRDFVQTLPRTAKLETKQHSDLPRLGVDFGRLSPNTLVRRFSADSESSHAAYASGAFTQGPNLNLPPLSMGQVNASPRVHVPQLLNGHSQSVNTSLGRPNGKLGSEFYLNGDDVDATVALGGADRRFQTYNLSDSNAEFDVDGYDASPTMHLAGPSSRLNAPQFNLNGRGRQLGLQGSALNVDGPSGDFDVKAPRIRGDFSMPNAQLQGVSVPAPGLRSKIPAGKYKAPKFSMPRFDLPTVEVPDFVGDLPGTDISGMDVRFSKPNVKGLKTADGSLKSPKIKGGFDGPDLDLKGPGLDVDAPNMPKLKMPKFNRPSLKGPEIDADLDGLDMDTSALKLNAPSANLGMPDVDIDGKFKKPNLKMPDYGLSGPNLDLRSPDLGLSGPNLRGGVNAPDLKLPDSPDFDLPNAKLNMPKIKIPKFGRPSLKGPDIDADFDGPDMDINAPKFKLKGPKDDLGMPELEFDRKFKNPNLKMPDYDLNGPNMNLRSPDLDLIGPNFQGGLNTPGLNLPKLGLKTPTLDLKSPNLDLPDIHAPDLNLKAPKIKGGIHGPDLDLPNADPKAPKLHMKTPDINIGSPKTKFKFPKMKMPKFKRPSLKSPDLDADVDGLDMDINAPKFKLKTPKADLGMPEVEFDRKFKKPNLKMPDFDLNGPQIDGPTLDLKSPNLDLSGPNLRGGINTTDLNMPKLDLKTPTLDIKTPNLDLPDFHFPDLNLKAPKIKGGIDGPDFDLPNADLKGPKLDMKTQDINLGSPKAKLKMPKLKMPKLGWPSLKSPDIDADLDGPGMDITAPTLKLKGPHADLGMPNIDIDGKLKKPNLNMPDFDLNGPNIDGPNLDISGPPLHGGINAPDLKMPKLYFKSPKLDLKGPNVDLPELNGPDLNLKAPKIKSGFDVPDLALPNADLKAPKLDLKPPDINIGSPKTKFKFPKLKMPKLKRPNLNGPDLDVDLDAPDLDINAPNVNLQGAKPNLDLDIGGKLKKPNLRMPKVDLKSPKLDLSAPKLDLNAPDLDVKAPDLNLKTPKFKGRLKVKSPDINVGSPKAKMKMPKVKIPKVNLPTLNGPDFDSTDFDIDAPDVDLGRPSGKYRKPYLKVPDVELSGPNVRSPKYHGKVKPPNVDVNVKAPKVKGSWDTPKADLPNMDLKASKMDWNAPEAKYRKPHMKMPKGYDTDLNGGVRGLDLSFPEVRDPNLKPTMPYLDMDDINLNGPDVSLSGTNAKLRTPDLDVDDPTLKFRKSLHGGSGVALPGLDLGQDLTHSHFEGGSKYSMDADLGRYVDFTRSDLNIDDFTGKHHVPRGRGSDLDLQLPSSSGGVTADLRGPRLSGATLNADSILHPSHAVKAAHTLNDGRWSYSPKRVPDTSDGYLVTVFPTQEESENRLKQKYGTLGGLNFGPGDVNLEVPDQDELKGSTFLFSNLV
- the LOC133476608 gene encoding neuroblast differentiation-associated protein AHNAK-like isoform X1, producing MTPAAATAHVQNVVAWRCHGDAHDFLSCVQVVHLFCSAFPFVTHTHTSMVRQAGHFSRRSLSDMLTLERSERGGLVISNIDDIEGANQELREGDEVVGATIKFDHLSKEEVMGVLKLMEPYNDKIQVLTRKSMSKSVENLDQFAVSPETMLHDSYSKLYNTKIKRFMRKDLSDGEGLRDFVQTLPRTAKLETKQHSDLPRLGVDFGRLSPNTLVRRFSADSESSHAAYASGAFTQGPNLNLPPLSMGQVNASPRVHVPQLLNGHSQSVNTSLGRPNGKLGSEFYLNGDDVDATVALGGADRRFQTYNLSDSNAEFDVDGYDASPTMHLAGPSSRLNAPQFNLNGRGRQLGLQGSALNVDGPSGDFDVKAPRIRGDFSMPNAQLQGVSVPAPGLRSKIPAGKYKAPKFSMPRFDLPTVEVPDFVGDLPGTDISGMDVRFSKPNVKGLKTADGSLKSPKIKGGFDGPDLDLKGPGLDVDAPNMPKLKMPKFNRPSLKGPEIDADLDGLDMDTSALKLNAPSANLGMPDVDIDGKFKKPNLKMPDYGLSGPNLDLRSPDLGLSGPNLRGGVNAPDLKLPDSPDFDLPNAKLNMPKIKIPKFGRPSLKGPDIDADFDGPDMDINAPKFKLKGPKDDLGMPELEFDRKFKNPNLKMPDYDLNGPNMNLRSPDLDLIGPNFQGGLNTPGLNLPKLGLKTPTLDLKSPNLDLPDIHAPDLNLKAPKIKGGIHGPDLDLPNADPKAPKLHMKTPDINIGSPKTKFKFPKMKMPKFKRPSLKSPDLDADVDGLDMDINAPKFKLKTPKADLGMPEVEFDRKFKKPNLKMPDFDLNGPQIDGPTLDLKSPNLDLSGPNLRGGINTTDLNMPKLDLKTPTLDIKTPNLDLPDFHFPDLNLKAPKIKGGIDGPDFDLPNADLKGPKLDMKTQDINLGSPKAKLKMPKLKMPKLGWPSLKSPDIDADLDGPGMDITAPTLKLKGPHADLGMPNIDIDGKLKKPNLNMPDFDLNGPNIDGPNLDISGPPLHGGINAPDLKMPKLYFKSPKLDLKGPNVDLPELNGPDLNLKAPKIKSGFDVPDLALPNADLKAPKLDLKPPDINIGSPKTKFKFPKLKMPKLKRPNLNGPDLDVDLDAPDLDINAPNVNLQGAKPNLDLDIGGKLKKPNLRMPKVDLKSPKLDLSAPKLDLNAPDLDVKAPDLNLKTPKFKGRLKVKSPDINVGSPKAKMKMPKVKIPKVNLPTLNGPDFDSTDFDIDAPDVDLGRPSGKYRKPYLKVPDVELSGPNVRSPKYHGKVKPPNVDVNVKAPKVKGSWDTPKADLPNMDLKASKMDWNAPEAKYRKPHMKMPKGYDTDLNGGVRGLDLSFPEVRDPNLKPTMPYLDMDDINLNGPDVSLSGTNAKLRTPDLDVDDPTLKFRKSLHGGSGVALPGLDLGQDLTHSHFEGGSKYSMDADLGRYVDFTRSDLNIDDFTGKHHVPRGRGSDLDLQLPSSSGGVTADLRGPRLSGATLNADSILHPSHAVKAAHTLNDGRWSYSPKRVPDTSDGYLVTVFPTQEESENRLKQKYGTLGGLNFGPGDVNLEVPDQDELKGSTFLFSNLV